GAGCGTGTGCCTGGCGTGGCGGATCGCGGACTACGGCCAGCGCCACGACCCCGGCGCCGCCGACGTGGCGATCGTCCTGGGGGCCGCCGTGCGGGACACGGCGCCCTCGCCCGTGTTCGCGGCGCGGATCGATCACGCGATCGCGCTGTACCGCCGCGGCCGGGTGACGCGCATCGTGTTCACGGGCGGAGTGGGCAGCGGCAGCCGCCACGCGGAGGCGGAGGTCGCGCGGCGCCGGGCCATCGCGGCCGGCGTTCCGGCTGCCGCGATCGCCGTGGAAACAAGATCCACGATCACGTACGAGAACCTCGTCCAGGCAAAGGTGCTCCTGACGCCCGGGGCCGCCGTCCGCGTGCTCATCGTGAGCGATCCGCTGCACATGCGCCGCTCCATCACCATGGCCCGCGACCTGGGC
This Longimicrobium sp. DNA region includes the following protein-coding sequences:
- a CDS encoding YdcF family protein; this translates as MTKRARRIVWGAACVVILWSVCLAWRIADYGQRHDPGAADVAIVLGAAVRDTAPSPVFAARIDHAIALYRRGRVTRIVFTGGVGSGSRHAEAEVARRRAIAAGVPAAAIAVETRSTITYENLVQAKVLLTPGAAVRVLIVSDPLHMRRSITMARDLGLDAHPAPTPTSRYRSWRTKAGFLAREVVYYSLYLVQRLPGTIG